In the Brevundimonas sp. LM2 genome, GGCGGCCACGGCCAGGACCAGGATAAGGCCGAACAGGCCGAGGGCGAAGAGGTCGTTGATCCAGACCGAGCCGAAGTCGATGCGACGACCGCCGGGCACCCATCCGACCTTGTGGGCCGCGATCATCAGCACGGTCAGGACGAACATGTGGACCATGTAGATGGCGAAGGACCAGCGGCCGAGCGTGACCAGGGCCGGATGGTCGAGCCACCGGGACAGGGCGCCGTCCTCGCCGGCGAAGACCCAGACGACGCCGAGGAAGAGAAGCGACACCAGAACAGTCACCGGCCCGGTGACCCAGCCGATGAAGCCGCAGATCGCCAGGACGGCGGCGACTTCCAGCGCCGTGGCGGCGTGGCCCTTCAGTCTGGGGATCCGGGTCCAGACGCCCTGGAGCAGACAGCCGAGGAAAAAACCATAAACGGCGCGGGGCACGGCGAGGTCGTAGGTCGTGTTCATCCAGCGCCGGGCATAGGCGAGCACCAGGATCGCGCCGATCACCGCCAGCACGGCCCCGATCCCGCGAAACCGCCGGGGCGCGACCAAAACCAGGCCGGCGAAGACGGCATAGCAGGCGACCTCGGCGCTGAGCGTCCAGGCGGGCCCGTTCCAGGTCAGGTAGGGGTGCACGTGCCAGGCCTGGACCAGCAGCAGATTGGTGACGATGGCCTCGACCGAGCGATCGCGCGTGAACGGCGGCGCGGAGTCGACATTGAACCACAGCCGGGCCAGCTCCAGCCCGACGAAGAGCGCGAGCATCAGAGCATGCAGGGGCCAGACCCGGCCCAGACGACGCACCATGAACCGGCCGCCGTCGCGCGGGGTCGCCAGTCGCCCGGCATAGGCATGGGCGATGACGAAACCCGACAGGACGAAGAAATAGTCGACGAACAGATAGCCGTGCTGGACCAGGCCCCAGTCGCGCCAGTGGCTGGCGATCGGCATATGGAACATCACCACCAGCACGGCGCAGAGGCCACGCAGGGAGTCCAGGGCCTCGAAACGGCGCGGCGAGAACGGGGGTGCGGGCAGAGGCGGGATCACGCGCCGCCTGTTAGCGCCGTCTGAAGCGTTGCGATACAGCCGACGTCAAGCTGGCGGGGGCGACCAGCCGTCCGGGGCGATGTTGAAGAAGGCGAAGTCGAAGCCCGGGGCGACCGTGCAGCCGACCAGACTCCAGTCGCCCAGACTGCGCGCCATCTGCCAGGCCCCGGCCGGGACCACGGCCTGGGGCCTCTGCCCCGCCTGCAGGTCGTCGCCCAGGGTCAGCCGCCGCTCGGTGGTGTCGGCGATCCGCAACTCCATCGGCGCGCCGTCGTAGAAATGCCAGAGCTCGGCGGAGTCGACGTGATGCCAGCGCGAGGCCTCGTCCCGGGTCAGAAGGAAATAGATCGCCGTGCCGACCGAACGCCCATCGACCTCGCGCGGGTCGCGGAAGGTCTCACGGTAATAGCCGCCCTCGGGATGGGGCTGAAGGTTCAACAGGGCGATGGCTTCGGCGGCGGTCAGCATGCCGTCAGCCTACTCTGACTCGTCCCGGCGTGAAGGGTGGCGGGCCGTGGAAAGTGTCCCGACGGACACGGTTGACGGGTCCTTCCTTCAGACGGCTCGACGGTTCGCCTTACTGGTGCGCTATTTGTCGGGATCATGGTTGGGCCCCACAGGCTGCGGAGACGTTACAGAGCCATGCGCCTAGACTATCGCCTCGTCCTGATCGCCTGCGTCTCGGCCTGCGCGCCGATGCTTCCGGCCGCCCCACCGGTGACCCCTGTGGCACCCGCCAGACCGCAGCCCCTGCCCTCCGCCGCCCCGACCGCCAGCCCGACACCTTCGCCGGCCGAAAGCTACGCCAGCGTGGCGAGCTGGAAGGACGGCTTTCTGACCCGGCACGGCGGCGGCCGACGCGCCCAGTATGCGCAGCAGCTGGAGGGATTCACGCCCGATCCGGACGTCGTCCGCCTGGACCGCAACCAGCCCGAGTTCAGCCGCCCGGCGGGGGCCTATATCGCCAACGCCGCCTCCGCCGCCCGAATCGCTGAGGCCCGCCGCCGGATCGACGCCGTGCCCTGGGCCGTGACCCAGCGATTCGGCGTGCCGGCCGAGATCCTGGTCTCGATCTGGGGCAATGAATCCAGCTTCGGCCAGGTCCAGGGCGACAACGACGTGATTCGCTCGCTGGCGACCCTGGCCTATGACGGCCGCCGCCGCGACTGGGCCGAGGACCAGCTGAAACACGCGCTGGACATCGTCATCGACGGCCGACGCGACCGGTCCGGGCTCAAGGGGAGCTGGGCCGGAGCCATGGGCCAAACCCAGTTCATGCCCGACAACTATCTGCGCCTCGGCATCGACCAGAACGAGGACGGAAAGGTCGACATCTGGGGCTCGGACGCCGACGCCCTGGCCTCGGCCGCCAACCTGCTGGCCCAGGCCGGATGGAAGCGGGGTCAGGGCTGGGGCTATGAGATCGTGCTGCCGGCCGGCTTCGACTATGCCCTGGCCGAGGCCGAAGGCCGGCCCTGGAGCGAGTGGGCGCGGCAAGGCGTGACCCTGGCCCAGGGCGGGGCCCCGAACGCGGCCGAGGCGGCCGAGGCGGGCATCGTCCTGCTGCCTCAGGGCGCGCGGGGCCCGGCCTTCCTGGCCCTGCCCAACCACTATGTGATCCGCCGCTACAACAACTCGGTCAGCTATGCCCTGGCGATCGGGCTGACCGCCGACGGTATCGCCGGCAAGCCGGGGGTGGTCGCCACCTGGCCCGACGACGGCCCGATCTCGCGCGCGCAGCGGCTGGGGGCCCAGACGGCCCTCGCGCGGATGGGATTCGACCCCGGCACGATCGACGGCGTGGTCGGCTCGGGCACCCGCCGGGCCTTGAAGCAGTGGCAGGTCGCCAACGGACGCGTGGCGGACGGCTATCTGACGGCGGCCCTGGCCGACGAGCTGATGCGGGGGATGTAGGGCCGCGCGAGACCTCTCCCTCCCCCTCGGGGGAGGGTCGTCGCGAAGCGACGGGGTGGGAACGGCCGGCGACGTGGCGACGAACTGAAGGACCTTGCCTGGCCGCCCCCACCCGGTCTCCGCTACGCTCCGACCCCCCTCCCCCGCGGGGGGAGGGAAAAGACCGAGCCCTACTCCTTCAGCCGCCAGGTCGCGCCCGTCGGGCCATCCATCACGACCACGTTCAGCGCCGTCAGCCGGTCGCGGATGCGGTCCGCCTCGGGCCAGTTCTTCTCCGCGCGGGCGGTGACGCGTTCGGCCAGCAGGGTCTCGACCTCGGCCTTAAGCGCGTCGTCGGCTCCGCCCTCGAACCACTGATCGGGGCTGGACAGCAGCACGCCCAGGATCTGGCCCGAGGCCAGCAGCTCGGCCTTGGCGATGCCGACGGCGTGGTGGTCGCCGGCAGTCATGGCGCGCTCGATCTCGCTGGAGAGGGCGAACAGGGTGGCCATGGCCCCCGGGGTGTTCAGGTCGTCGGAGATGGCCGTCAGGAACTCCGGCGAGGGCATGTCGCCGAGCGCCGCGACGGTCTCGGCCCGGCGCAGGGCCCCGTACAGACGATCCAGATTCTTGCGCGACTGGTCCAGCAGGCTCTGGTTCCAGTCCAGCGGCTGGCGGTAGTGGGCGCTGAGCAGGGCCCAGCGGACGACCTCGCCCGGCATGGTCTGCACCAGGTCGTGCAGCAGCAGGACGTTTCCGACCGACTTGGACATCTTCTCGGCGTCCACCGTCAGGAAGCCATTGTGCATCCAGTAGCGACTGTAGGCGTCGTGCGCGGCGTCGTCATGGGCATGGCCGTGGGCGCAGACCCCTTGGGCGATCTCATTCTCGTGGTGCGGAAACACCAGGTCGATCCCGCCGCCGTGAATGTCGATCGGCAGTCCCAGGGTCTGTTCGATCATGGCCGAGCATTCGATATGCCAGCCGGGCCGCCCCTGCCCCCACGGCGACGGCCAGGAGGGTTCGTCGGGCTTGGAGGGCTTCCACAGGACGAAATCGTGCGGGTTCTTCTTGTAGGGCGCGACCTCGACCCGAGCCCCGGCAATCATGTCGTCCAGGTTGCGGCCGGACAGCGCCCCGTAGGCCGGATAGCTTGAGACGTCGAACAGCACATGGCCCTCGGCGGCATAGGCGCAACCCTGGTCCAGGATTTGGCCGATCTGTTCGACGATGGCGGCCATGTGGTCGGTGACGTGAGGGGCGAGGTCGGGGGCGGTGACGTTCAGCGCCGTCATGTCGGCCAGATAGGCGGCTTCGTAGCGCTCCGTGACTTGGCCGATCGGCACGCCTTCCCGATGCGCCTTCGCATTGATCTTGTCGTCCACGTCGGTGACGTTGCGGGCATAGACGACGCTGTCGGCCCCGTATTCGCGGCGCAGCAGCCGGACCAGCACGTCGAACACGACCGGCGGCCGGGCATTGCCGATGTGGGCATAGTCATAGACCGTCGGGCCGCAGACATAGAGGGTCACCCGCTCCGGGTCGCGCGGCACGAAGGCCCGCTTCTGGCGCTGCAGGGTGTCGTGAAGGAAAAGCGTCATTTTGAAGCGTAGCAGTTCGTTTTCTTGCGGGACGGTGCGCGCGTCCCATATAGCCGAGTTGACGCCGCGAACAGCCGTGGCATCGAACAGGGAGAGCGACGCGCGTCAATCCGGGGCCCCCGTCCCGGCGCTACTGGTCGCTAAGAAAACACCTCATGGACGCCAACGCCTCCAGGCCGACGCTCGTCGGCAACGATCATCTGTCCCGCCCGACCCGCGAGGAGGCCCTGGCCGCCGTCCGCACCCTGATCGCCTGGTCCGGCGACAATCCCGATCGCGAGGGCCTGCTGGACACGCCCAAGCGCGTCGTCGACGCCTATGGCGAGTGGTTCGAGGGCTATACCGCCGATCCGGCCAAGGAGCTGAGCCGCACGTTCGAGGACGTGCAGGGCTATGACGACATGGTGCTGCTGCGCGACATCGAGGTCGAGAGCCATTGCGAGCACCACATGGCCCCGTTCCTGGGCAAGGCCTATGTTGCCTACATCCCGACCGAGAAGGTCGTCGGCATCTCCAAGATCGCGCGCGTGGTGGAGATCTTCTCCAAACGCCTGCAGACCCAGGAGACCCTGACCCAGGAGATCGCCGGGTCGCTGGAGGACCACCTGTCGCCGGCCGGGGTCGCCGTCCTGATCGACGCCGAGCACCAGTGCATGACGACGCGCGGCGTTCACCACCGCCACGTCTCGACCATCACCACCCGCTTCACCGGGGCGTTCAAGACCGATCCGGCCCTGATCGAGCGGTTTTTGAAGCTGGCCAAAGGCTGATCTTCCCCTCGGGCGCGAAAACCGGAGCCCTGGAACCGGATCGCGCCCGAGACCGCTTTACAAGCCGGGCGCCAGCCGCCAGAAACCGTTCGAACATTCGCGATGCTCGCGCCCCGCCGCCGAGCCTGCATGGAGAAGACATCACATGGGTGCCAAGCTCGGAGGATCGCAGGGTGGCAAGACCATCCAGCAGAACGCGGACATCAACGTCACGCCGTTCGTCGACATCATGCTGGTGCTGCTGATCATCTTCATGGTGGCCGCGCCGCTGGCCACCGTCTCCATCAAGCTTGACCTGCCCCCGGCGACCCCGCCCACCGGTGCCGAGCCCAAGGAGCCGGTCTACATCACCATCCAGGAATCCGGCTCGATCTTCATCGCCTCGCAGCAGACGACGATTGAGACCCTGATTCCAGACGTCTGCTCCGCCCTCGGCGGCGGCAACCCCGGCTGCAAGCAGGAGCGCGTGTTCGTCCGCGCCGACGCCGAGGTCAGCTACAACCAGTTCATGGAAGTGATGAACGAGCTTCAGGACAACGGCTTCTACAAGGTCGGCCTGCTGAACGAAGACATCACCTAAAAGCTTCGCGCCCACGCACCTGTCAGGGCCGCGTCTCGCAAGGGACGCGGCCCTTTCCATATGGCGTCGGGGTTTAGGATCGCGAAGGTCGCGAGGCCACTCACCTGTCCGGTCAGGTCATACGCAGAGCGTTGGACCCGGCGACGGCCCGCACGCCTTCGCCGCGATCAAGCCTAGTCCAGACCCAGGCGGCCTGCGCCACCGGCGAGCTCCCAGCTGGACACCAGCTGACCGAAGGCCGCCATGATATGGTAGAAGGACGTGGCGGGTGCGGGTTCGTCCATGAAGCTGCGATCCGGCAGGCTCTTGTCATGCCATAGCCCGGCCGGGGTGAGGTACAGCCACAGAGCGCGCTGCGCGGCGGCAGCCTGCCTGAGATATTGCGCCCGTTCGACGTCCTCCGACAGTTCCGCGAGGATCAGGGAGGCCTTCAGCCATTCCGTCTGTGGCCACAGACGTGCGCGACGGCTGCGGATGGAGCCGTCGTCATTCAGAGCGTCCAGGGCCACGCCGCGGCGCTCGTCGAGCCCTCCAAGGCCGAACGCGAACAGGCTCTTGGCGGCGGCGACCGCCGCGCTGGAGCCCCGGGCGCGGCCGTGCCGCGCCAGCAACCAGGCCCATTCGAACTGGTGACCGGGCTCGACCAGCCGTCCGGCCTCGCCCTCGGCCGGGGCCCAGTCGGCGTCGAAGAACTCACGCAGGAAGCCACCCGCCGGATCGATGAAGCGGGAGAACGCCAGTGCGACCAGGCGATCCGCCATCTGGGCCCACTCCGGATCGCCGGTGAGGGCCTCCCAGGCCATGCTGGCCTCGAGCAGGTGCATGTGACAGTTCGATTGATACGGATCGGTCCCGCTCTCGACCAGCGCCCCATTGGGAAGCGCCTGAGCCAGCAGCACGTCCCTGAGACGCGCGGCGGCCTGGTCCAGGTCACCCCAGGCCCCCCCCGGCACGCCGGCCTGCCGGGCGGCGGCCAGGGCGAACAAGACGAAGGCCTGATCATAGACCATGGCCGTCTCGTCCAGCGGTTCGCCGTCCGCTGACAACAGGGTGCGGCACAGTCCATCGCTTCGCAGATAGTCGACGTGCAGCCGCTCCAGCCCGGTCGACACGGCCCGCCTCCAGGGGCCGGCCCAACCGAGCCGTCCCGCTTCGGAGAAGACATAGATCTGGCGCGCCTGCACGCGGGCCCGCCTGGAACTCGGCGCACTGCGGCCGTCGAGGCTGAGGCTTTCCTGGAACACCCCGGCTTCCGATTGTCCGAGCGTGGACCAGGTGGGCAGGGCGCGCGTGCGAAGCCAGTCAGCGAACCGCGCCGCTCCGGCGGCCAGGGCTTCGACTTCGGCGGCCGCGAAGTCCAGATGGCGCGGCGACGTCAGCTTGAGCCGCTCGACCACCTTCTTCACATCCTGGGCGCGGCTCAGATCGCAGACCAGAACGGCGTCCTGCTCGGCGATGATGGCGAGGTTCCGGACGCCGATGGCGGCGATGATGACGCCGTCGGGTGCACGGGTCAGACAGCCTTCCGAGTCCTCGAACAGCTGGAGACCCGAGTTCCCCTCGCCGCTTTCGGCGATCGCGTCCCAGGCGCCGAGATCCGACCAGGCGAAATCGACCGCCAGAACCGAAGCCGCGTGGGTCTTTTCCATCACGGCATAGTCGATCGAGACCTTTGGCGATCGGTTGAAGGCCGCGCCGAGCACATGGACGCCGGCCAGTCCGCCGGCCGTGACGGCCGCCCGGGCCGCGTCTTCCACGGCCGGCGCATGGGATTTGAGCTCGTCCAGAAGGACCCTGGCCGATACGACGAAATTGCCGCTGTTCCAGAGATAGCCCGAAGCGATGTAGTGGGCGGCCAGCGCGGCGTCCGGCTTTTCCACGAAGGCTTCGACGTCGGACAGGCCGTGGCCCGCGGCCTTGATGTAGCCATAGGCCGCCGACGGCGCCGTCGGTCGAACGCCGAGCGTCACGATGCGGCCGTCCGAAGCCGCGCTGGCCGCCGCCTCGCGCGCGGCCTCGCGAAAAGCTTCCGCGTCCGGGATACTATGGTCCGAGGCGACGAAGACATTCACCCCATGACGGTCGGCCGCCTGCGTCCAGATCGCCGCCGCCGCCATGGCAGCGGCGGAGTCCCGCGCTTCCGGCTCGAGCAGGACGACGGCCTGGACATCGACTTCGTCGAGCTGTTCCAGCACCCATTGCCGGTGGGCGACGCCCGCGACGACGATCAGCGCACCGCCGTCGCCGGCGAGGGGGGCGACCCGCGAGATCGTGTCCTGGAACAGGGAGCGGTTGCCCAGCATCGGCATGAACTGCTTGGGCCGGGACGGGCGCGACGCCGGCCACAGGCGCGTTCCACCCCCGCCGCACATGATCACAGGGTAAAGCGCCATAGTCCCTCCAGATCCGGCGTCGTGAACGGCTAGGCCGTGGCCTGGGCCCGTTCCAGTTCGCTGGCATGCCAGCGCCACGCGGTGTTCACGATATCGGTCAGGTTTCGGCGCGGCGTCCAGCCCAGGACCTCGCGGGCCCGGCTGTTGTTCGCCACCAGAAGCGGCGCGTCGCCCTCGCGTCGCCCGACGACCTCCACCGGGAAGGGGTAGTTGGTCACGCGTCGAATGGTGTCGATCAGCTCGTTCACGGTCGTGCCGGTCCCGGTCCCCAGATTGAACACGGCGGTCTCGCCGCCATCCAGCAGATATTTCAGGGCGCGCACATGGGCATCGGCGAGGTCGAGCACGTGGATGTAGTCGCGGACCGCCGTCCCATCCCGCGTGTCGTAGTCGTTGCCGAAAAGCTTGAAGCCCTGGCGCTGTCCCAGGGCCGTCTGGACCGCCAGCGGAATGGCGTGGGTCTCCGGGTGATGGCGCTCGCCGATCCGGCCTTGTTCGTCCGCGCCCGCGGCGTTGAAATAGCGCAGGCTGACGGAACGGAAGTCGGCGTATTTGGAATAGTCCGCCAGGGCCTGTTCGATCATCAGCTTGGATCGGCCATAGGGGTTCAGCGGGGCCTGGGGATGGGTCTCATCCATCGGCATGACGACGGGGTCACCATAGGTCGCGCAGGTCGACGAGAACACCATGGCCTCGATCCCGCCGCGGCGCGCGGCCTCGATCAGGGAAATCGCGCCGCCGACGTTGTTGTCGTAGAAGCGCCCCGGCTCCTTCACGGACTCGCCGACCTCGATCAGTGCGGCGAAGTGGAGGACGGCCACGGGCGCGTATTTCGCAATGACCTCGTCCAGCCGGGCCCCGTCGCGGATGTCGCCCTGCTCGAGCGGGCCCCACTGGACGAACGCCGCGTGCCCGTTGGTGAGATTGTCATACACGACGGGTTCGAACCCCGCCTCGGACAG is a window encoding:
- a CDS encoding lytic murein transglycosylase, whose translation is MRLDYRLVLIACVSACAPMLPAAPPVTPVAPARPQPLPSAAPTASPTPSPAESYASVASWKDGFLTRHGGGRRAQYAQQLEGFTPDPDVVRLDRNQPEFSRPAGAYIANAASAARIAEARRRIDAVPWAVTQRFGVPAEILVSIWGNESSFGQVQGDNDVIRSLATLAYDGRRRDWAEDQLKHALDIVIDGRRDRSGLKGSWAGAMGQTQFMPDNYLRLGIDQNEDGKVDIWGSDADALASAANLLAQAGWKRGQGWGYEIVLPAGFDYALAEAEGRPWSEWARQGVTLAQGGAPNAAEAAEAGIVLLPQGARGPAFLALPNHYVIRRYNNSVSYALAIGLTADGIAGKPGVVATWPDDGPISRAQRLGAQTALARMGFDPGTIDGVVGSGTRRALKQWQVANGRVADGYLTAALADELMRGM
- a CDS encoding AGE family epimerase/isomerase produces the protein MALYPVIMCGGGGTRLWPASRPSRPKQFMPMLGNRSLFQDTISRVAPLAGDGGALIVVAGVAHRQWVLEQLDEVDVQAVVLLEPEARDSAAAMAAAAIWTQAADRHGVNVFVASDHSIPDAEAFREAAREAAASAASDGRIVTLGVRPTAPSAAYGYIKAAGHGLSDVEAFVEKPDAALAAHYIASGYLWNSGNFVVSARVLLDELKSHAPAVEDAARAAVTAGGLAGVHVLGAAFNRSPKVSIDYAVMEKTHAASVLAVDFAWSDLGAWDAIAESGEGNSGLQLFEDSEGCLTRAPDGVIIAAIGVRNLAIIAEQDAVLVCDLSRAQDVKKVVERLKLTSPRHLDFAAAEVEALAAGAARFADWLRTRALPTWSTLGQSEAGVFQESLSLDGRSAPSSRRARVQARQIYVFSEAGRLGWAGPWRRAVSTGLERLHVDYLRSDGLCRTLLSADGEPLDETAMVYDQAFVLFALAAARQAGVPGGAWGDLDQAAARLRDVLLAQALPNGALVESGTDPYQSNCHMHLLEASMAWEALTGDPEWAQMADRLVALAFSRFIDPAGGFLREFFDADWAPAEGEAGRLVEPGHQFEWAWLLARHGRARGSSAAVAAAKSLFAFGLGGLDERRGVALDALNDDGSIRSRRARLWPQTEWLKASLILAELSEDVERAQYLRQAAAAQRALWLYLTPAGLWHDKSLPDRSFMDEPAPATSFYHIMAAFGQLVSSWELAGGAGRLGLD
- a CDS encoding acyltransferase, with translation MIPPLPAPPFSPRRFEALDSLRGLCAVLVVMFHMPIASHWRDWGLVQHGYLFVDYFFVLSGFVIAHAYAGRLATPRDGGRFMVRRLGRVWPLHALMLALFVGLELARLWFNVDSAPPFTRDRSVEAIVTNLLLVQAWHVHPYLTWNGPAWTLSAEVACYAVFAGLVLVAPRRFRGIGAVLAVIGAILVLAYARRWMNTTYDLAVPRAVYGFFLGCLLQGVWTRIPRLKGHAATALEVAAVLAICGFIGWVTGPVTVLVSLLFLGVVWVFAGEDGALSRWLDHPALVTLGRWSFAIYMVHMFVLTVLMIAAHKVGWVPGGRRIDFGSVWINDLFALGLFGLILVLAVAAHRLVETPAQRVIDHWTARPRVGS
- the galE gene encoding UDP-glucose 4-epimerase GalE; the encoded protein is MQKVLVTGGAGYVGSHACLALSEAGFEPVVYDNLTNGHAAFVQWGPLEQGDIRDGARLDEVIAKYAPVAVLHFAALIEVGESVKEPGRFYDNNVGGAISLIEAARRGGIEAMVFSSTCATYGDPVVMPMDETHPQAPLNPYGRSKLMIEQALADYSKYADFRSVSLRYFNAAGADEQGRIGERHHPETHAIPLAVQTALGQRQGFKLFGNDYDTRDGTAVRDYIHVLDLADAHVRALKYLLDGGETAVFNLGTGTGTTVNELIDTIRRVTNYPFPVEVVGRREGDAPLLVANNSRAREVLGWTPRRNLTDIVNTAWRWHASELERAQATA
- the cysS gene encoding cysteine--tRNA ligase, translated to MTLFLHDTLQRQKRAFVPRDPERVTLYVCGPTVYDYAHIGNARPPVVFDVLVRLLRREYGADSVVYARNVTDVDDKINAKAHREGVPIGQVTERYEAAYLADMTALNVTAPDLAPHVTDHMAAIVEQIGQILDQGCAYAAEGHVLFDVSSYPAYGALSGRNLDDMIAGARVEVAPYKKNPHDFVLWKPSKPDEPSWPSPWGQGRPGWHIECSAMIEQTLGLPIDIHGGGIDLVFPHHENEIAQGVCAHGHAHDDAAHDAYSRYWMHNGFLTVDAEKMSKSVGNVLLLHDLVQTMPGEVVRWALLSAHYRQPLDWNQSLLDQSRKNLDRLYGALRRAETVAALGDMPSPEFLTAISDDLNTPGAMATLFALSSEIERAMTAGDHHAVGIAKAELLASGQILGVLLSSPDQWFEGGADDALKAEVETLLAERVTARAEKNWPEADRIRDRLTALNVVVMDGPTGATWRLKE
- the folE gene encoding GTP cyclohydrolase I FolE, whose product is MDANASRPTLVGNDHLSRPTREEALAAVRTLIAWSGDNPDREGLLDTPKRVVDAYGEWFEGYTADPAKELSRTFEDVQGYDDMVLLRDIEVESHCEHHMAPFLGKAYVAYIPTEKVVGISKIARVVEIFSKRLQTQETLTQEIAGSLEDHLSPAGVAVLIDAEHQCMTTRGVHHRHVSTITTRFTGAFKTDPALIERFLKLAKG
- a CDS encoding biopolymer transporter ExbD: MGAKLGGSQGGKTIQQNADINVTPFVDIMLVLLIIFMVAAPLATVSIKLDLPPATPPTGAEPKEPVYITIQESGSIFIASQQTTIETLIPDVCSALGGGNPGCKQERVFVRADAEVSYNQFMEVMNELQDNGFYKVGLLNEDIT
- a CDS encoding cupin domain-containing protein, encoding MLTAAEAIALLNLQPHPEGGYYRETFRDPREVDGRSVGTAIYFLLTRDEASRWHHVDSAELWHFYDGAPMELRIADTTERRLTLGDDLQAGQRPQAVVPAGAWQMARSLGDWSLVGCTVAPGFDFAFFNIAPDGWSPPPA